One region of Olleya sp. Hel_I_94 genomic DNA includes:
- a CDS encoding phosphoglycerate kinase — MKTLNDFNFKNKKALIRVDFNVPLDADFNVTDATRIQAAKPTIIKILEDGGSCILMSHLGRPKGAQEEFSLKHIANKVEDIIGVETQFVSDCVGEAAEKAAANLEPGKILILENLRFHEEESKGDVAFAEKLAKLGDIYVNDAFGTAHRAHASTTIIAQFFPEKKCFGYLLEQEIKSIDKVMKTGEKPVLAVLGGAKVSSKITIIENILDKVDHLIIGGGMTFTFVKAQGGSVGDSICEDDKMDLALDILKQAKAKNVQIHLPVDVLAANAFSNDADTQVVDVNKIPDGWQGLDAGPKSKAIFHDVVMQCKTILWNGPLGVFEMENFANGTIELGNSIAEATKNGAFSLVGGGDSVAAVKQFGFENKVSYVSTGGGAMLESLEGKTLPGIAAILD, encoded by the coding sequence ATGAAAACACTTAACGACTTTAATTTTAAAAACAAAAAAGCCTTAATCCGTGTAGACTTTAATGTTCCTTTAGACGCGGACTTTAATGTTACAGATGCTACCAGAATTCAAGCAGCAAAACCAACCATAATCAAAATATTAGAAGATGGTGGAAGTTGTATTTTAATGTCTCATTTAGGAAGACCAAAAGGTGCTCAAGAAGAGTTTTCGTTAAAACACATAGCAAATAAAGTAGAAGATATTATAGGTGTCGAGACTCAGTTTGTTTCGGACTGTGTAGGTGAAGCTGCAGAAAAAGCAGCAGCTAACCTTGAACCAGGAAAAATACTTATTTTAGAAAATTTACGTTTTCATGAAGAAGAGTCTAAAGGCGATGTCGCTTTCGCGGAAAAACTAGCTAAACTAGGAGACATTTATGTAAATGATGCGTTTGGTACAGCACACAGAGCGCACGCGTCTACAACAATAATCGCACAGTTTTTTCCAGAAAAAAAATGTTTTGGATACCTATTAGAGCAAGAAATTAAAAGTATTGATAAAGTAATGAAAACTGGCGAAAAACCAGTATTAGCAGTGCTTGGAGGTGCAAAAGTATCCTCTAAAATTACTATAATAGAAAACATTTTAGACAAAGTAGATCACTTAATTATTGGAGGAGGTATGACCTTTACCTTTGTTAAGGCACAAGGCGGTAGTGTTGGAGATTCTATTTGCGAAGATGATAAAATGGACTTAGCATTAGACATTTTAAAACAAGCTAAAGCAAAAAACGTACAGATACATTTACCAGTAGATGTTTTGGCAGCAAATGCGTTTAGCAACGATGCAGACACCCAAGTTGTGGATGTTAATAAAATACCTGACGGATGGCAAGGTTTAGATGCTGGTCCAAAATCCAAAGCTATATTCCATGATGTAGTAATGCAATGCAAAACAATACTTTGGAATGGTCCTTTAGGTGTTTTTGAAATGGAAAATTTTGCAAACGGAACGATAGAGTTAGGTAACTCCATTGCAGAAGCTACTAAAAATGGAGCATTCTCTTTAGTTGGAGGTGGTGACTCTGTTGCTGCAGTTAAGCAATTTGGTTTTGAAAACAAAGTAAGTTACGTAAGTACAGGAGGAGGAGCAATGCTAGAAAGTTTAGAAGGTAAAACTCTTCCAGGAATTGCTGCAATTTTAGACTAA
- a CDS encoding DoxX family membrane protein encodes MNNVLNNITELILLLFLAITFLQSGYDKITDWKGNIEWLKGHFSKTFMANMVPLNVAIILILETIAGLFAVIGCFTLIIDSNTSFGFYASILSAITLLLLLFGQRVAKDYDGARTIVIYLIPTLIALYILK; translated from the coding sequence ATGAATAACGTACTTAATAACATTACAGAGCTAATTTTACTACTGTTTTTAGCTATAACTTTTTTACAATCAGGATACGATAAAATAACCGATTGGAAAGGTAATATTGAATGGCTAAAAGGTCATTTTTCAAAAACATTTATGGCTAATATGGTACCTTTAAATGTAGCTATAATATTAATTTTAGAGACCATTGCCGGATTATTTGCTGTAATAGGTTGCTTTACTTTAATAATTGATAGTAATACCAGTTTTGGTTTTTATGCTTCAATTTTAAGTGCTATAACACTACTACTTTTATTGTTTGGTCAACGTGTTGCAAAAGACTATGATGGCGCAAGAACTATTGTAATTTACTTAATTCCAACCTTAATAGCCTTGTATATACTTAAGTAA
- a CDS encoding diacylglycerol/lipid kinase family protein, with protein sequence MTAKRNFFVIINPVSGNGHGKKVWLAIQSKLNLYFNIEFSFTTHPNHEIEITHTAIKKGHKQFIIIGGDGTINNFINGVFSQDNSNYKSIIFGVIPVGTGNDWVKTHGISKNINKALQTILNGTINTQDVGCIKYLDQNISSKYFLNLAGIGFDGLVVNIVNNNRAFGQFTYILGALKGLYKYRFFETKITTNSEVINIKCCFMIQIGICKYTGSGMQLTHKANPKDGLFDITIANHFYKWDIIKNIFKLFNGKIVFHDKVKTFKANNLLIENSATNTYFQADGEQIAPGKITISIINNGIQFYC encoded by the coding sequence TTGACAGCAAAACGTAATTTTTTTGTGATCATTAATCCTGTTTCTGGTAATGGACATGGTAAAAAGGTTTGGCTAGCTATACAGTCCAAATTAAATCTATATTTTAATATTGAGTTTAGTTTTACAACTCATCCCAATCACGAAATTGAAATTACACATACAGCTATTAAAAAAGGCCATAAACAATTTATAATTATTGGTGGTGACGGTACAATAAACAATTTTATTAATGGTGTATTTAGTCAGGATAATAGTAATTACAAGAGCATCATTTTTGGCGTTATACCTGTTGGAACTGGTAATGATTGGGTAAAGACACATGGTATATCAAAAAACATAAATAAGGCTTTACAAACTATTTTAAACGGAACAATTAATACTCAAGATGTTGGTTGCATTAAATACTTAGATCAAAACATTTCAAGTAAATATTTTTTAAACCTAGCCGGAATTGGCTTTGATGGTTTAGTAGTAAACATTGTTAATAACAACAGGGCTTTTGGTCAATTTACCTACATTTTAGGCGCTTTAAAAGGACTTTATAAATATCGTTTTTTTGAAACCAAAATAACTACAAACTCTGAGGTTATAAACATAAAGTGTTGCTTTATGATACAAATAGGAATTTGCAAATACACTGGTTCTGGTATGCAATTAACGCATAAAGCAAATCCAAAAGATGGCCTATTTGATATAACCATTGCTAACCATTTTTACAAATGGGATATTATAAAAAATATCTTTAAATTATTTAATGGTAAAATAGTGTTTCATGACAAAGTAAAAACCTTTAAGGCAAATAATCTTTTAATAGAAAATAGCGCTACTAATACATACTTTCAAGCCGATGGAGAACAAATTGCTCCTGGTAAAATCACGATATCTATTATCAATAATGGAATCCAGTTTTACTGCTAA
- a CDS encoding ATP-binding protein codes for MLFSDILGLNHIKKHLTTSANNGRIPHAQLFVGPEGSGTLPMAIAYAQYILCKNTLGENTGENEVCNLKFNNFSHPDLHFAFPVTTTDKVKKHPVSSYFLEEWRQLLKEQPYGNLFDWYRLLGVDNKQGQIGVDEALDIVKALSLKSYEGGYKVMLIWMAEKMNTQAANKLLKLIEEPPNNTVFILIAEEEEQIINTIRSRCQILHFPPLAEDDIKLGVIKQFNLDDATATKIAHQADGNYNKACDLVYHDSEDDQFEQWCIFWIRAAFKAKGNKGAIHDLIGWSEDIAKTGRETQKQFLNFCLDFFRQAMLLNYGAEELVYFETKSKNFDIAKFAPFIHNNNIMDISNELNDAIYHIERNGNSKIILTDLSIKLTRLLHAKQD; via the coding sequence ATGCTTTTCAGTGATATTTTAGGATTAAATCATATTAAAAAACACTTAACCACAAGTGCTAATAATGGTCGTATACCACATGCTCAACTTTTTGTTGGACCTGAGGGTTCCGGAACCTTGCCTATGGCTATTGCTTATGCACAATATATTTTGTGTAAAAATACTTTGGGTGAAAACACAGGAGAAAACGAAGTTTGTAATTTAAAATTTAATAATTTTTCTCACCCAGATTTACACTTTGCGTTTCCTGTTACCACTACAGATAAGGTTAAAAAACATCCTGTTTCTTCTTATTTTTTAGAAGAATGGAGGCAATTACTTAAAGAACAACCTTACGGAAACTTATTTGATTGGTACAGACTATTAGGTGTTGACAATAAACAAGGTCAAATAGGTGTAGATGAAGCTTTAGATATTGTAAAAGCGTTGAGTTTAAAATCTTACGAAGGTGGTTATAAAGTCATGCTAATTTGGATGGCTGAAAAAATGAATACACAAGCTGCTAACAAGCTGCTTAAATTAATTGAAGAGCCACCAAACAACACCGTTTTTATTTTAATCGCAGAAGAGGAAGAACAGATTATTAACACCATAAGATCGCGTTGTCAAATTTTACATTTTCCACCATTAGCCGAAGACGATATTAAATTGGGAGTTATTAAACAATTTAATCTGGATGATGCTACTGCTACAAAAATAGCACACCAAGCGGATGGAAATTATAATAAAGCGTGTGATTTAGTCTATCATGATAGTGAAGATGACCAATTTGAGCAATGGTGTATTTTTTGGATTCGTGCTGCTTTTAAAGCTAAAGGAAATAAAGGTGCAATCCATGATTTAATTGGTTGGAGCGAAGACATTGCTAAAACTGGACGAGAAACACAAAAACAGTTTTTAAATTTTTGCTTAGATTTTTTCAGACAAGCCATGTTACTAAATTATGGTGCTGAAGAATTAGTTTACTTTGAAACTAAAAGCAAAAATTTTGATATAGCTAAGTTTGCTCCATTTATTCATAATAATAATATAATGGATATTTCCAACGAGTTAAACGATGCTATTTACCATATAGAACGTAACGGAAATTCTAAAATAATACTAACAGACTTAAGTATTAAGCTAACACGATTACTACACGCTAAACAAGACTAA
- a CDS encoding SPOR domain-containing protein, whose amino-acid sequence MKKLFGLLFIITGSYHVIAQETEQVNSVTNGGLEFKSLNEFYIFGDTAVIGNNILSEDDKDAFNDLTVNNDDTKMRYVDIDRDTETFSSSQATLTLPEDFKKIAYAGLYWSATYAYEKGTRKEQKGNYDYRGSGERSAVINQIKFKLPNQEYQDLTGEVIYDGSTDPTHAINAPYVCYADVTSLLKQAENKSGDYVVANVKATEGYLSGGSAAGWMLYVVYQSPTDNPRYISTYHGFALINKQEPLDLEFKNFKSVEKGNVKTSVILSALEGDSALEGDDFAIIKQRDGSFQSLSNGARYQQNFFNSSITNNSIKNRDRLPNSENTLGFDIAQLDIPNYNNAIINNSTSQTTLRLKTQADRFYLYFTAFQTEIAQNYFDDIVQDNNPSASQTANVSPEIVRSQPETVPSYNTKKKRQPYSYTKRGLKSKAFKYLKNKKATTIAGIEGGYYVIAGVFAENMRARKWTDYLINKGYTAKAFINPKNSWNYVYLFRGDTAEEAFKMAEDLKTNYRYRDTWVLKANLN is encoded by the coding sequence ATGAAAAAGTTATTTGGCTTACTTTTTATTATAACAGGATCTTACCATGTTATTGCGCAAGAAACTGAACAAGTAAATTCAGTCACCAATGGAGGTCTTGAATTTAAATCTTTAAACGAATTCTACATTTTTGGAGATACTGCGGTAATTGGTAATAACATTTTAAGTGAGGATGATAAAGATGCTTTTAATGATTTAACAGTTAATAACGACGACACTAAAATGCGTTATGTTGATATTGACAGAGACACCGAAACTTTTAGCTCTAGCCAAGCAACGCTAACCTTACCAGAGGACTTTAAAAAAATAGCATATGCAGGTTTATATTGGTCAGCAACCTATGCCTATGAAAAAGGAACACGTAAAGAACAAAAAGGTAATTACGATTATCGTGGAAGTGGAGAGCGATCTGCAGTAATTAATCAGATTAAATTTAAATTACCTAATCAAGAGTATCAGGATTTAACAGGAGAAGTAATATATGATGGGTCTACAGATCCAACACACGCCATTAATGCGCCTTATGTGTGTTATGCAGACGTAACATCGTTATTAAAACAAGCAGAAAACAAATCAGGCGATTATGTCGTTGCTAATGTAAAAGCTACAGAAGGCTATTTGTCTGGTGGTAGTGCAGCAGGTTGGATGTTATATGTAGTATACCAATCACCTACTGACAATCCAAGATACATATCAACGTACCATGGTTTTGCTTTAATTAATAAGCAAGAACCTTTGGATTTAGAATTTAAAAATTTTAAATCCGTAGAAAAAGGAAATGTAAAAACATCGGTAATACTATCTGCTTTGGAAGGAGATTCCGCATTAGAAGGTGATGATTTTGCAATCATAAAGCAGCGTGATGGTAGTTTCCAATCATTAAGTAATGGAGCACGTTATCAACAAAACTTTTTCAATAGTTCAATTACTAATAATAGTATAAAAAATCGGGATCGACTACCTAATAGTGAGAATACGCTTGGATTTGATATTGCACAACTTGATATTCCTAATTATAACAATGCAATAATTAATAATAGTACAAGTCAAACAACGCTTAGATTAAAGACACAAGCAGATAGATTTTACCTGTATTTTACAGCATTTCAAACAGAAATAGCTCAAAATTATTTTGACGACATTGTACAAGATAATAACCCAAGTGCAAGCCAAACAGCTAATGTATCTCCAGAGATTGTAAGATCACAACCAGAAACAGTACCAAGTTATAATACTAAAAAGAAACGTCAACCATATAGTTACACAAAACGTGGATTAAAGTCCAAAGCTTTTAAATATTTAAAAAATAAAAAAGCGACAACTATTGCAGGAATAGAAGGTGGCTATTATGTTATAGCAGGTGTCTTTGCAGAAAACATGAGAGCAAGAAAATGGACAGATTATTTAATAAACAAAGGGTATACAGCAAAAGCGTTTATTAACCCTAAAAACAGTTGGAATTACGTCTATTTATTTAGAGGAGATACCGCAGAAGAAGCCTTTAAAATGGCAGAAGATTTAAAAACAAATTACAGATATAGAGATACTTGGGTTTTAAAAGCAAACCTAAACTAA